The following coding sequences lie in one Williamwhitmania sp. genomic window:
- the hydG gene encoding [FeFe] hydrogenase H-cluster radical SAM maturase HydG produces the protein MKFQPEVYSIRDERMKPFIDPEEIWNYLNHAQPSTERVKAIIEKSLNKNRLNLEEVATLVNTTDPSLVSEILNGARELKKRIYGNRIVLFAPLYIGNRCTNNCRYCGFRTSNKEAERVTLSDEQIVQEVEALEENGQKRLILVYGEHPLYSPEYIANNVRLVYGVKKNRGEIRRVNINAAPMEIEGFKIVKEAGIGTYQVFQETYHPETYAAYHLGGKKRDFDYRLTSLDRAQEAGLDDVGIGALFGLYDWRYEVMALVRHTNHLEACYNVGPHTISFPRINPASEIDVDRKYIVKDEDFVKLVAILRLAVPYTGMILTARESVAIRREVMQFGVSQIDGGTKLELGSYSHSLNEKQDLKKEQFMINDSRSLAEIVEELVEHDYIPSFCTACYRLGRTGEHFMEFSVPGFIKRYCTPNALLTLSEYLVDYAKPEVAQKGWKLIDKELAQLDGHQSAEEVKSRIERIKQGERDLYF, from the coding sequence ATGAAATTTCAACCAGAAGTTTACAGCATCAGGGATGAGCGGATGAAACCCTTCATCGACCCTGAGGAGATTTGGAACTACCTTAACCATGCTCAGCCATCGACTGAAAGGGTAAAAGCGATTATCGAAAAATCGCTCAACAAGAACCGGCTAAACCTTGAGGAGGTTGCCACCCTTGTTAATACTACCGACCCATCGCTTGTAAGCGAAATATTAAATGGTGCCCGTGAACTCAAGAAGAGAATTTACGGTAATAGAATTGTGCTTTTTGCACCGCTATACATTGGCAATCGTTGCACCAATAACTGTCGTTACTGTGGTTTTAGAACCTCCAACAAGGAGGCTGAGCGCGTTACCCTTTCCGACGAACAGATTGTTCAAGAGGTGGAGGCCCTTGAAGAAAATGGACAGAAGAGGCTCATCTTGGTTTATGGAGAGCATCCGCTTTACTCACCCGAATACATTGCCAATAATGTGCGATTGGTTTACGGTGTTAAGAAGAATAGGGGCGAAATTCGACGTGTAAATATAAATGCTGCCCCCATGGAGATTGAAGGCTTCAAGATTGTGAAGGAGGCTGGCATTGGAACCTATCAGGTGTTTCAGGAAACATACCATCCCGAGACATATGCGGCCTACCATTTGGGTGGCAAAAAGCGTGACTTTGATTATCGATTAACCTCGCTAGATCGGGCTCAGGAGGCTGGCCTCGACGACGTAGGTATTGGTGCTCTGTTTGGTCTTTACGACTGGCGCTACGAGGTAATGGCCTTGGTTCGCCATACCAACCACCTGGAGGCTTGCTATAACGTTGGGCCACATACCATCTCCTTCCCGCGCATCAACCCTGCGTCAGAAATTGATGTTGATCGCAAGTATATTGTTAAGGATGAGGATTTTGTTAAGTTGGTTGCGATCCTTCGTTTGGCAGTGCCCTACACCGGCATGATTCTTACTGCTCGTGAGTCGGTGGCTATTAGAAGAGAAGTAATGCAGTTTGGCGTTTCCCAGATTGATGGTGGAACAAAGCTTGAACTTGGCTCGTACTCGCACAGCTTAAACGAAAAGCAGGATTTAAAGAAGGAACAGTTCATGATTAACGATAGCCGCTCCTTAGCTGAGATTGTTGAGGAGTTGGTGGAGCACGATTACATTCCTTCGTTCTGTACTGCATGCTACCGATTGGGCAGGACTGGCGAGCACTTTATGGAGTTCTCTGTTCCTGGCTTTATTAAGCGTTACTGCACCCCCAATGCCCTGTTAACATTATCGGAGTATTTGGTTGATTACGCCAAACCCGAGGTGGCACAGAAAGGCTGGAAACTAATAGATAAGGAGTTGGCGCAGCTCGATGGACACCAGAGTGCTGAGGAGGTAAAAAGTAGAATTGAACGAATTAAGCAAGGAGAAAGGGATCTCTACTTCTAG
- a CDS encoding TM1266 family iron-only hydrogenase system putative regulator, with amino-acid sequence MEKRIGASLILVEDKSSVAKLNEILSRHADIIIARQGIPLMQKGVSVISLVLEGTSDQIGALTGPIGKLPGVQVKSLMMKATHAETNQ; translated from the coding sequence ATGGAAAAGAGAATCGGAGCCTCACTTATTTTGGTCGAGGATAAGTCAAGCGTCGCAAAGCTCAATGAAATACTTTCCCGCCATGCCGATATTATTATCGCTAGGCAGGGTATTCCTTTGATGCAAAAGGGCGTTAGCGTTATCTCCTTGGTGCTGGAGGGCACCAGCGATCAGATTGGTGCACTAACCGGTCCCATTGGAAAGTTGCCGGGGGTGCAGGTGAAGTCATTAATGATGAAAGCGACCCACGCGGAGACCAACCAGTAA